One genomic segment of Syngnathus typhle isolate RoL2023-S1 ecotype Sweden linkage group LG8, RoL_Styp_1.0, whole genome shotgun sequence includes these proteins:
- the herc4 gene encoding probable E3 ubiquitin-protein ligase HERC4 yields MLCWGNASYGQLGLGGIDEEIVVEPRNCDFFLAKQVRDVGCGRKHTAIVLDDGTVYTCGCNDLGQLGHEKSRKKPEQVVALDAQIIIAVSCGESHTLALNDSGQVFSWGLGSDGQLGLNNFEECVRVPRNIKTLTDVQITQVACGYWHSLALSKGSQVFSWGQNRYGQLGLGANEQSISTPQIIQSLQGIPFAQISAGGAHSFTLTLSGAVFGWGRNKFGQLGVNDTNDRCFPTLLKSLRSQRVIFVSCGEDHTAALTKEGGVFTFGAGGYGQLGHNSTNHEINPRKVFELMGNVVTQIACGRQHTLAFTPSCGKMDSFGLGGNGQLGTRSSCNRKTPGPVKFPWIHSVDSDDSVMNQNCCIKRIYAGGDQSFAHYCTANSLQNNDKVATHDTQRRVCTLNEETIQRWLNHTPGRLPLEISNEIDLVFSTASCLNGSFLSMSQPDHYSTSSKCSGIDLNMARLQFQRLITPDHPEIGQQIAASVEKNLIPRLINSPPDIEALRLYLILPECPLFNDSNNYVTISIPFAKSVISLKEAPLKVLANWWSTLEPQVFQRLVEMYKEVVVYLLQMHKVGIPSTEQRIFTSFLDTSLRLLEILHKVNERGGHIIQYDKFYIHELEDLIDIRNDYITWIQRQMYPGGPDGVVTMCRYPFVFDAPAKTTLLHTDAVLQMQMAVDQAQMQNLSSMFLPAVESVNPCLILIVRRDNIVGDTMEVLRKSKNVDYKKPLKVIFVGEEAVDAGGVRKEFFLLIMKELLDPKYGMFRYHEESRLLWFSSKTFEDIELFNLIGVICGLAIYNLTIVELNFPVALYKKLLKRNPTLDDLKELKPEVGRSLQLLLDYHEDDLEETFCLNFTITEENYGATEVLDLIPNGENINVNKSNRQDFVNAYVDYTFNTSVAPLFECFYAGFHKICGGKVLELFQPNELQAMVIGNTNYDWTELEKSTDYKGEYWAEHPTIKLFWEEFHNLPLEKKKQFLLFLTGSDRIPILGMKSLKLVIQPTNGGELYLPVAHTCFNLLDLPKYTNAETLREKLLQAIDHNQGFNLA; encoded by the exons AATTGTGACTTCTTCCTTGCAAAGCAAGTGCGCGATGTAGGCTGCGGACGCAAGCACACAGCAATCGTGCTGGATGATGGGACAGTATACACGTGTGGTTGCAATGATCTCGGTCAACTTGGCCATGAGAAGTCCCGGAAGAAACCAG AACAGGTTGTGGCTCTGGATGCTCAGATCATAATAGCAGTGTCCTGTGGAGAGTCCCATACACTTGCCTTGAATGACAGCGGGCAAGTTTTCTCATGGGGCCTTGGTTCAGATGGACAGCTGGGCTTAAACAACTTTGAAGAATGTGTTCGTGTGCCTAG gaacatcaagactttgacTGATGTTCAAATCACTCAGGTAGCCTGTGGGTACTGGCACTCACTAGCACTTTCAAAAG GGAGCCAGGTTTTCTCCTGGGGTCAAAATCGATATGGACAGCTCGGCCTAGGAGCGAATGAACAAAGCATTTCTACCCCTCAAATCATTCAGTCTTTGCAGGGCATTCCTTTTGCTCAGATATCAGCAGGTGGCGCTCACAGTTTCACCCTCACGCTCTCAGGAGCTGTGTTTGGTTGGGGCCGTAACAAGTTTGGTCAGCTCGGTGTCAATGACACCAACG ACCGGTGTTTTCCAACCCTGCTGAAGTCACTTAGATCGCAGAGAGTAATTTTTGTCTCCTGTGGAGAAGATCATACAGCAGCTTTGACCAAG GAAGGAGGTGTCTTTACCTTCGGAGCGGGAGGATATGGTCAGCTGGGGCATAACTCTACAAATCATGAAATCAATCCAAGGAAAGTGTTTGAGCTCATGGGAAATGTAGTCACGCAGATTGCATGTGGAAG GCAGCACACACTGGCTTTCACACCCTCATGTGGAAAGATGGACTCATTTGGTCTTGGTGGGAATGGACAGCTCGGTACACGCTCCAGCTGCAACAGGAAAACTCCGGGCCCTGTCAAGTTTCCCTGGATACACTCTGTTGATTCAGATGATAGTG TCATGAACCAGAACTGTTGTATCAAGAGGATTTATGCAGGAGGGGACCAAAGCTTTGCTCACTATTGTACTGCTAAc AGCCTGCAAAATAATGATAAAGTGGCGACACATGACACCCAGCGAAGAGTTTGTACTTTGAATGAGGAAACCATACAAAGATGGCTGAACCATACACCAGGAAGACTCCCGCTAGAAATCTCCAA TGAGATTGACTTGGTGTTCTCAACTGCAAGCTGCCTCAACGGGTCCTTTTTGTCGATGAG TCAACCAGATCACTACAGTACCAGCAGTAAATGTTCAGGAATCGATCTGAACATGGCCCGCCTCCAATTTCAAAGACTGATTACACCAGACCACCCTGAGATTGGCCAACAG ATTGCTGCAAGTGTGGAGAAGAATCTTATTCCAAGACTGATCAACTCCCCTCCAGACATAGAAGCGCTGAGGCTCTACCTCATTCTTCCAGAATGCCCTCTCTTCAATGATTCCAACAATTATGTGACTATCTCTATCCCATTTGCCAAATCAGTCATCAGCCTGAAAGAAGCTCCGCTTAAAGTGCTAG CAAACTGGTGGTCCACCTTGGAGCCCCAAGTGTTCCAGCGGCTGGTCGAGATGTACAAAGAAGTGGTGGTGTACCTGCTCCAGATGCACAAGGTTGGAATCCCGTCAACGGAGCAAAGGATTTTCACCAGTTTTCTGGACACGTCACTTCGACTGCTGGAAATCCTTCACAAG GTGAACGAGAGAGGTGGACACATTATACAGTATGATAAATTCTACATTCATGAGTTGGAGGACTTAATAGACATCAGAAATGACTACATCACATGGATTCAGAGACAAATGTATCCAGGG GGTCCTGATGGCGTGGTGACCATGTGCAGGTATCCCTTTGTATTTGATGCCCCAGCAAAGACTACTCTGCTACACACCGATGCTGTTTTACAAATGCAG ATGGCAGTGGATCAGGCACAAATGCAAAACTTGAGTTCCATGTTCTTGCCTGCTGTGGAATCCGTCAACCCGTGCCTCATCCTGATTGTCCGGAGGGACAATATAGTTGGAGACACCATGGAAGTTCTCAGAAAGTCAAAGAATGTCGACTACAAGAAGCCGCTTAAG GTTATCTTTGTGGGAGAAGAGGCAGTGGATGCGGGAGGGGTGAGAAAGGAGTTCTTCCTCTTAATCATGAAAGAGCTGTTGGATCCAAAGTACGGGATGTTTCGTTACCACGAGGAGTCCAGGCTTCTCTGGTTTTCCAGCAAG ACCTTTGAGGACATTGAATTGTTTAACCTCATCGGAGTCATATGCGGTCTGGCCATCTACAACCTCACGATTGTGGAGCTCAACTTTCCAGTGGCCCTGTACAAGAAGCTTCTGAAGAGGAATCCCACGTTAGATGACCTGAAGGAGCTCAAGCCAGAGGTGGGAAG GAGTCTCCAACTGTTGCTGGACTACCATGAAGATGACCTTGAGGAAACATTCTGCTTGAACTTCACA ATCACAGAAGAAAACTACGGCGCTACAGAGGTGTTGGACCTCATACCCAATGGGGAAAACATCAATGTAAATAAATCCAACAG GCAGGACTTTGTCAATGCCTACGTAGACTACACATTCAACACCTCAGTTGCCCCACTCTTTGAGTGCTTCTATGCAGGCTTCCACAAGATTTGTGGAGGCAAAGTTCTGGAGCTGTTTCAGCCCAACGAACTGCAAGCCATGGTGATTGGCAACACCAACTATGACTGGACTGAACTTGAAAAG AGCACTGACTATAAGGGAGAGTACTGGGCTGAACATCCCACCATCAAGCTCTTCTGGGAAGAGTTCCACAACCTTCCTTTAGAGAAGAAAAAACAGTTTCTCT TATTCCTCACAGGAAGTGATCGCATCCCCATCTTGGGCATGAAAAGCCTTAAACTAGTGATCCAGCCGACCAATGGGGGAGAACTTTATTTGCCTGTCGCCCACACGTGCTTCAACTTGTTGGACCTGCCCAAATACACTAATGCGGAAACACTGCGTGAGAAGCTTCTTCAAGCAATAGATCATAATCAAGGCTTCAATCTAGCGTGA